The DNA sequence aattattgagCTCAATATTGATCTTCGAAGTTCTTGCAAGTTATAAGGAAaagaaacaccattgttgcattagaattgttgtgtgctttcagaggctcgAGTAAAGCATCATGTCAGAAGCCTTTCTATTTGGGGCTGAAAATACCCCCTTTCTTTATAAGTACATAACTTCAAAGGTCGATAcctatcaaataaaataataaaaaaaacattcgatGACACTATCTATATCCAGTGCTCTTGTgtaccaaataagttttcataatcatattttgttggactataataattgtcaaagctcTGAAAATAATGgcgtttttcagaaagaggggGAAAACAATCTTACGTTTTCAATCTCAAGTTATGATAAATTTGCTTTTTTAACGAAACAACTAGATTCATTCACACAATTTGCAAGATTCGTTATTTATGAGAACACATTGTTCAAAGTTAACTTCAAATATCACTTCTTTTCCTGTTTGCTTTTAGGATGGTTCCAAGTTGGATGAGTTTGTCGACCGTCTTGAGACCCGTACACGATCCCTCAACATCCCCGCCTCCATCCTGAAGAAGTTCCGTACCGTCATGTCCGCTGTTGTGGCTCACATCCCAGACAGGTTCATCGACACCGTAAGTttctattttacttttaaaaacagaaaaactctttttgtttacacatttccTTTGTCTGTGTTTCTCGACCGCATTACCAATTTAGACTTCTCCTCATTCTGTAGATCCGTTCTTTCGAGGGCATTGAGTACATTGAGGAAGATGGTATCGTCAGAACCCAGGCAGTCACTTGGGGTCTCGACCGTTCTGACCAGAGATACCTCCCCTTGGACGGCAGCTTCAACCCATCCGGTAAATTTAAACTTCTAGTAactttattttgcaaaataataTCGTTCCAATTGAAGTATTTTTTCGACTCACCCCAAAACACCAACATGTAAATATTTCCTATTGCCATCTTCTTATTTCAGGAACTGGTGCTGGAGTCAACGCTTACGTGATTGATACCGGAGTCAACCCCAACCACTGGGAGTTCTCTGGCCGTGCTACCGCCTGGTACGATGCCCTCGGCGGCAACGGAGTTGACTGCAACGGACACGGAACTCACTGCTCCGGTACCGTCGGCAGCAACACTTACGGTGTAGCAAAGGACGTCACCATTTACGGTATCCGTGTGCTCAGCTGCATTGGATTTGGCTCCAACAGTGGTGTTGTTGATGGTGAGTATTTTTCATAATACATGTTTTGCTTTCAGAAaacttttttgtaacacaaagttttttaaaagttattatAAAAAGGTAACCGTTTTATTTATGCCTAAACCAACAGGAATCGACTTCGTTGGATCTAACGGACAGCTGCCCGCTGTTGTCTCCATGTCCCTCGGTGGTGGTGCATCTTCTGCTACCGATAACGCCGTACAGAACCTCGTCAACCTCGGCTTCACCGTATCTGCTGCCGCTGGTAACGAGAACGTCGATGCCTGCAACTCTTCCCCCGCTAGAGTATCTACCGTAAGTCACTATTCGGATTTAGGATGACCCACAAAACATAACTATACCTCCCAAAGAAAATGCTAACATTAATCACAATTGGAGAAATTGCAAGGTTACTCACTTTGCCTTCGTTTGGAATAACttcaatttatttcattcaCCCCACGTATTGCCCCTCATTTTTACAAGGTAGTATATGGTACAAGTTTGAATGAgtagttttattattgtttttttttctgaacttgAACGGACCACCAGTGCCAAAAATACCTGCTCAACCTAATCTAATATTAGCCTTTCTGTTGAGACCCCATGCAAAACCAGTTTGTCATTTCTGCATACACGTTTACATAATAATATGACAAACCGCTTGAAACTTCCGAATGCACTTGTTCAACAAAGCTAGTTTAAGGTACAAGTACACCATAGATTTGATTATAATTCGACTGTTCTTCTTCTCAACCTTCCAGGCCATCACCGTCGGTGCCACCGACAGCAGCGATGCCAGAGCTTCCTTCTCCAACTACGGTACCTGTCTGGACATCTTCGCTCCTGGTGTAGACATCACCTCAACATGGCACACCACTAACTGGGGAACCAACACCATCAGTGGAACCTCCATGGCCTGCCCCCACGTTTCCGGTAAGAAACATGTATCTGTCTTCGAGATTTACCAAAACGTGCTGGTCGGATTTCTTATTTCTCATTGAAAGTTTGCTTAAAGAGTTAGTAACACACAAATTGAAACTCTCGAACCCACAATTTAACCGACACTCGTCACCACAAAGCACCGCAACTTATGATTCGCTCTAAAGggttggtactttttgtacgacacaaaacacatacCTCCATTTTTACGGCGCGCTGCCGATGGTAGCGAGgcaccgtcgatttcaccattcctaacttaagattagtCGTGTGACTTCGGActagtcccaaccctgcactgtagcatgcaggaataagattaatcctaagtttaggacgagttactcgtcctaactcgagataggattaatcttagcgtttcgtgaaatcggctggaGATTTACCCACAGAAATAGAATACATTATTATGTCTGTGGatttgt is a window from the Asterias rubens unplaced genomic scaffold, eAstRub1.3, whole genome shotgun sequence genome containing:
- the LOC117306589 gene encoding extracellular serine proteinase-like, encoding MKTFILLCLCLAAASATLAPLKKVSQRIPNKYIIKIKDGSKLDEFVDRLETRTRSLNIPASILKKFRTVMSAVVAHIPDRFIDTIRSFEGIEYIEEDGIVRTQAVTWGLDRSDQRYLPLDGSFNPSGTGAGVNAYVIDTGVNPNHWEFSGRATAWYDALGGNGVDCNGHGTHCSGTVGSNTYGVAKDVTIYGIRVLSCIGFGSNSGVVDGIDFVGSNGQLPAVVSMSLGGGASSATDNAVQNLVNLGFTVSAAAGNENVDACNSSPARVSTAITVGATDSSDARASFSNYGTCLDIFAPGVDITSTWHTTNWGTNTISGTSMACPHVSGAAAIMLGNNPSMSPAYLKYLMLASSTSNVVSNAGSGSPNKLLYIGN